A window from Cellulomonas sp. C5510 encodes these proteins:
- a CDS encoding acyltransferase family protein translates to MSTVLPSRPTTAPAPAGPPSRDLPHGALRRDGSLTRSRPLVGAAAGETNVLTPAVPAGARRRGRDGFVDAVRAVGILVVVALHWLMLEAVWDGGTLEVGNALGHGPAWLLTWLQPLPLLFFAAGAAARYDLERGPAVPGLRFAGVRLLRMAPPVAVLVAVWAGLVAVLPRVGVPEAAVDRVARIVPQPLWFVGVQLALLALAPTLVATLRRWGAWRVLVVAAALPLVVDLLRFSDELPVSGWPNLLLVWTVPFVAGLVHAGRRLRPAPPAARAERPVLALLAAGGLAAAVALIAVGPYPSSMIGLPGEAVSNLAPPTAPVVGFAVAQVAGALLLREPVARWAGRSRVVRWVGPRSMGLYLWHLSAVFAVAGVVLLAVGRELPVPWTWDWWLTRPAYLGAAAVVLLVLLRAAAGVERLVVPRRRVVAAA, encoded by the coding sequence ATGTCGACCGTCCTGCCGTCCCGTCCGACCACCGCGCCCGCGCCGGCCGGTCCTCCGTCGCGGGACCTGCCGCACGGCGCCCTCCGCCGGGACGGGAGCCTCACCCGGAGCCGGCCCCTGGTCGGCGCCGCCGCCGGCGAGACGAACGTCCTCACCCCAGCGGTGCCGGCGGGTGCGCGCCGTCGCGGACGTGACGGCTTCGTCGACGCGGTGCGGGCGGTCGGCATCCTCGTGGTGGTGGCGCTGCACTGGCTGATGCTCGAGGCCGTGTGGGACGGCGGGACGCTCGAGGTGGGCAACGCCCTGGGCCACGGCCCGGCCTGGCTGCTGACGTGGCTGCAGCCGCTCCCGCTGCTGTTCTTCGCGGCCGGCGCGGCGGCCCGGTACGACCTGGAGCGCGGTCCCGCGGTGCCGGGCCTGCGGTTCGCCGGCGTGCGCCTGCTGCGGATGGCTCCGCCGGTGGCGGTGCTGGTCGCGGTGTGGGCCGGCCTCGTCGCGGTCCTGCCGCGGGTCGGCGTGCCGGAGGCGGCGGTGGACCGCGTGGCGCGGATCGTCCCCCAGCCGTTGTGGTTCGTCGGGGTGCAGCTCGCCCTGCTCGCGCTGGCCCCCACCCTGGTCGCCACGCTGCGGCGGTGGGGCGCGTGGCGGGTCCTGGTCGTGGCGGCCGCGTTGCCGCTGGTGGTGGACCTGCTGCGGTTCTCGGACGAGCTGCCGGTGTCCGGCTGGCCGAACCTGCTGCTGGTGTGGACGGTGCCGTTCGTCGCGGGCCTGGTCCACGCGGGGCGCCGGCTGCGGCCCGCCCCTCCGGCCGCCCGGGCGGAACGTCCCGTGCTCGCTCTGCTGGCCGCCGGTGGCCTCGCTGCCGCGGTCGCGCTCATCGCCGTCGGGCCCTACCCGTCGTCGATGATCGGGCTGCCGGGGGAGGCGGTGTCGAACCTCGCGCCGCCGACCGCCCCGGTCGTCGGGTTCGCGGTCGCGCAGGTGGCGGGCGCGCTGCTGCTGCGGGAGCCGGTCGCCCGGTGGGCGGGCCGGTCGCGGGTGGTGCGCTGGGTCGGTCCGCGGTCGATGGGGTTGTACCTGTGGCACCTGTCGGCCGTGTTCGCCGTCGCCGGCGTGGTGCTGCTGGCCGTCGGGCGGGAGCTGCCGGTGCCGTGGACGTGGGACTGGTGGCTCACCCGCCCCGCGTACCTGGGGGCGGCCGCGGTCGTCCTGCTGGTGCTCCTGCGCGCGGCGGCCGGTGTCGAGCGCCTGGTCGTGCCGCGGCGGCGCGTGGTCGCCGCCGCCTGA